In a genomic window of Nyctibius grandis isolate bNycGra1 chromosome 4, bNycGra1.pri, whole genome shotgun sequence:
- the C4H11orf24 gene encoding uncharacterized protein C11orf24 homolog isoform X2 translates to MWTAIVFFLLISFCICEHRFSVLKGRRVHVVRINRLTTEKQCRQACQSPGASGSRHCNWSVPYQNRCILLQCHQLNTCQNAREQDIKDLLEEIVSGKREAVLFDRQSYPQKEERMVNTRVDRHNVENLFSSTAGSRKIHLRHLLGVESEDVTTNAGKTVASNATTTTATTTIATAITTNVTNATVLTTAYETTAKASNAPGGSDLLAEAMSSAASSPTSGNIRASTSSYVTKLVTTTKKSGNSSSISVLSPTSTSAPLTVISEASTQMPQTEMFNPATTTTSTPYSSSLATVGADPKTLSTTLTTLIPQDAGTSSAASTRATALTLLESSRSANPLPGVTLLYLEPEASTATTSSSKSTSILGSTRGAMVLTTASTAETTTGHAIKSTSHIFSTTTTPADAPKTTASGLAETQDTDNEYLLIAAEPLTQYLVDKSSLLAVLLVGTFFFITIIVLFLTQAYESYKKKDYTQVDYLINGMYVDSEM, encoded by the exons ATGTGGACTGCCATTGTATTCTTCCTGCTGATTTCCTTCTGTATATGTGAACACAGGTTTTCTGTCCTGAAAGGGAGAAGAGTCCATGTAGTTCGAATAAACAGGCTTACAACTGAAAAGCAGTGCAGGCAGGCTTGTCAAAGCCCAGGTGCTTCAG gTAGCCGTCACTGTAATTGGTCTGTGCCCTACCAGAATCGCTGCATCCTCTTGCAGTGTCACCAGCTGAACACGTGCCAGAATGCCAGAGAACAAGACATCAAAGATCTGCTTGAAG AAATTGTCAGTGGAAAAAGGGAAGCAGTCCTGTTTGACCGCCAAAGCTATCcacagaaagaggagaggaTGGTGAATACACGGGTTGACCGACACAACGTGGAAAACCTGTTTTCCTCAACTGCTGGGTCTCGCAAGATTCACTTGAGGCATTTGCTTGGGGTTGAGAGTGAAGATGTAACAACAAATGCAGGAAAAACAGTTGCAAGCAATGCTACCACCACCACAGCGACCACCACCATTGCCACAGCCATAACAACAAATGTTACAAATGCAACTGTCCTCACTACAGCTTATGAAACAACTGCCAAAGCCTCAAACGCCCCTGGAGGTTCTGATCTCCTTGCTGAAGCCATGTCGtctgctgcctcttctcccacttctGGTAACATCCGTGCTTCCACTTCCAGCTATGTCACCAAGCTTGTGACCACCAccaaaaaatcaggaaatagTAGCTCTATCTCAGTATTGTCTCCCACTTCTACTTCTGCTCCCCTCACTGTCATTTCTGAAGCAAGTACTCAAATGCCTCAAACAGAGATGTTTAAcccagccaccaccaccaccagcactcCCTACTCTAGTAGCCTTGCGACTGTTGGAGCTGACCCGAAGACGCTGAGCACAACATTGACCACTCTCATCCCACAGGATGCAGGAACATCTTCCGCTGCTTCCACGCGTGCCACAGCACTCACCCTCTTGGAGAGTTCACGCTCTGCAAATCCACTGCCTGGCGTTACATTGCTATATCTAGAGCCAGAAGCAAGTACAGCCACAACATCCTCGAGTAAATCAACTTCTATTCTGGGCTCTACAAGAGGTGCCATGGTTCTAACTACTGCCTCTACAGCAGAAACTACAACTGGGCATGCGATAAAGTCAACATCTCACATTTTTTCAACAACCACGACTCCAGCAGATGCACCCAAAACAACAGCTTCGGGCCTTGCAGAAACTCAGGACACAGACAATGAGTATCTTCTCATTGCTGCCGAGCCCCTGACTCAGTACTTAGTGGATAAAAGTTCGCTTCTTGCAGTGCTTTTAGTTGGTACGTTTTTTTTCATAACCATTATAGTTCTTTTCCTTACGCAAGCCTATGAGAGCTACAAGAAGAAGGATTACACACAAGTGGATTACCTGATCAATGGAATGTATGTGGACTCGGAGATGTGA
- the C4H11orf24 gene encoding uncharacterized protein C11orf24 homolog isoform X1 — protein MFIAVDLKLIYERTLPGKRSLPARPALKMWTAIVFFLLISFCICEHRFSVLKGRRVHVVRINRLTTEKQCRQACQSPGASGSRHCNWSVPYQNRCILLQCHQLNTCQNAREQDIKDLLEEIVSGKREAVLFDRQSYPQKEERMVNTRVDRHNVENLFSSTAGSRKIHLRHLLGVESEDVTTNAGKTVASNATTTTATTTIATAITTNVTNATVLTTAYETTAKASNAPGGSDLLAEAMSSAASSPTSGNIRASTSSYVTKLVTTTKKSGNSSSISVLSPTSTSAPLTVISEASTQMPQTEMFNPATTTTSTPYSSSLATVGADPKTLSTTLTTLIPQDAGTSSAASTRATALTLLESSRSANPLPGVTLLYLEPEASTATTSSSKSTSILGSTRGAMVLTTASTAETTTGHAIKSTSHIFSTTTTPADAPKTTASGLAETQDTDNEYLLIAAEPLTQYLVDKSSLLAVLLVGTFFFITIIVLFLTQAYESYKKKDYTQVDYLINGMYVDSEM, from the exons AT gtttaTTGCAGTGGATCTGAAACTGATATATGAAAGAACTCTTCCTGGAAAGAGAAGCCTCCCTGCAAGGCCAGCCCTGAAGATGTGGACTGCCATTGTATTCTTCCTGCTGATTTCCTTCTGTATATGTGAACACAGGTTTTCTGTCCTGAAAGGGAGAAGAGTCCATGTAGTTCGAATAAACAGGCTTACAACTGAAAAGCAGTGCAGGCAGGCTTGTCAAAGCCCAGGTGCTTCAG gTAGCCGTCACTGTAATTGGTCTGTGCCCTACCAGAATCGCTGCATCCTCTTGCAGTGTCACCAGCTGAACACGTGCCAGAATGCCAGAGAACAAGACATCAAAGATCTGCTTGAAG AAATTGTCAGTGGAAAAAGGGAAGCAGTCCTGTTTGACCGCCAAAGCTATCcacagaaagaggagaggaTGGTGAATACACGGGTTGACCGACACAACGTGGAAAACCTGTTTTCCTCAACTGCTGGGTCTCGCAAGATTCACTTGAGGCATTTGCTTGGGGTTGAGAGTGAAGATGTAACAACAAATGCAGGAAAAACAGTTGCAAGCAATGCTACCACCACCACAGCGACCACCACCATTGCCACAGCCATAACAACAAATGTTACAAATGCAACTGTCCTCACTACAGCTTATGAAACAACTGCCAAAGCCTCAAACGCCCCTGGAGGTTCTGATCTCCTTGCTGAAGCCATGTCGtctgctgcctcttctcccacttctGGTAACATCCGTGCTTCCACTTCCAGCTATGTCACCAAGCTTGTGACCACCAccaaaaaatcaggaaatagTAGCTCTATCTCAGTATTGTCTCCCACTTCTACTTCTGCTCCCCTCACTGTCATTTCTGAAGCAAGTACTCAAATGCCTCAAACAGAGATGTTTAAcccagccaccaccaccaccagcactcCCTACTCTAGTAGCCTTGCGACTGTTGGAGCTGACCCGAAGACGCTGAGCACAACATTGACCACTCTCATCCCACAGGATGCAGGAACATCTTCCGCTGCTTCCACGCGTGCCACAGCACTCACCCTCTTGGAGAGTTCACGCTCTGCAAATCCACTGCCTGGCGTTACATTGCTATATCTAGAGCCAGAAGCAAGTACAGCCACAACATCCTCGAGTAAATCAACTTCTATTCTGGGCTCTACAAGAGGTGCCATGGTTCTAACTACTGCCTCTACAGCAGAAACTACAACTGGGCATGCGATAAAGTCAACATCTCACATTTTTTCAACAACCACGACTCCAGCAGATGCACCCAAAACAACAGCTTCGGGCCTTGCAGAAACTCAGGACACAGACAATGAGTATCTTCTCATTGCTGCCGAGCCCCTGACTCAGTACTTAGTGGATAAAAGTTCGCTTCTTGCAGTGCTTTTAGTTGGTACGTTTTTTTTCATAACCATTATAGTTCTTTTCCTTACGCAAGCCTATGAGAGCTACAAGAAGAAGGATTACACACAAGTGGATTACCTGATCAATGGAATGTATGTGGACTCGGAGATGTGA